The Peromyscus leucopus breed LL Stock unplaced genomic scaffold, UCI_PerLeu_2.1 scaffold_1729, whole genome shotgun sequence genome segment atgcctttaatcacagcactcaggaggcagagccatgtggatctttgtgagtttgaggccaggctgggctaccaagtgagttccaggaaaggctcaaagctacacagagaaaccctgtctcgaaaaaccaaaaaaaaaaaagtgtaatagTTAACAAAGCAGTTGAAACTTAAAATTCATAGGAATTATCCACTAcagccttattaaaaaaaaaaaaaaaaaaaagaacatggctagcttctttctgcttccctgatctgtCAGTTTTTGACCCAATaagtggctgtttttttttttttttttttaaaaataagactatttagcCATTTGTCTTACAATTGGTGCCAAATGTTCATGGCACGAATTCACTAATAAGCTGCTTATGCCCTTGAAGCCCCCCTGGTTCAGTCCTTAGCTACACACAGCCGAGTCTCCTtggcttctctcctggtgggtggtgggctctctctggataCCTATTTCCAATTCCTACAAGACTAAGTAAGCTGCCTTGAAACTCCTTTGGATGTCTACTGTTCTATGCACTCAGCAAACTTGATGAGTCAATTAAAATATcctaaagggagaaattagttaaaggcaatggcctttaacaacagccCCTCACctggggatcctaggcaggggctccTTGAGCCACGCCCCcaactctcctcctcctcttattctTTTTCAGACAGCGTCTCCAGGCTCGTCTTTAGCTTCCCACCACTCTTTTCCTCTGTCCTCATTTGGACAAGGCTGGTCTGCATCCTGTTTGGCTCTCAGTTGGGGaaacagttttgtgtgtgtgtccgtgtgtgtccgtgtgtgtgtgtgtgtgtgtgtgtgtgtgtgtgtgtgtgtgtgtgtgtgtgtgtgtccctgcattCACCTACTGATAACTCTCCTCCCTGTTTTCTTTTGCATGGCGGGTGATGGGAACCCGAACCTTACACCTTGCTttattccctcccttcctcccaccgcGTGCTCCCCGATCTTTCCACCTTTAGGCATTGTACCACGTGGGATTCCTTCTGGGTCTTCCCAGGCTCCTGAACCTTGAGCCACATCAACTGCTTTTCGTCATAAAGGTCTTGTTTGGGGGTCGTGGGCACTCCAACACAGACAACCCACCATGTCTCTCACTCAGCGGACTAGATggacaaagggctggagaggtggctcagtgctcAAGAGCCCAAGGCCTGCCGACCCAGCCGCCACACCACACGCCTGTAACTCCGGTTCAGGGCTCTGTCGCCCTCTGCTGGCTGCCGTGGACACTGTAATACCATGACAGGCacatctttgaaaataaaatgaaaatatttaaatttcaaaaacaattttaataaaaattcttGTCTGGCGGttgtggcatatgtctttaatctcagccctcgggaggcagagacaggagagaatgtctgttagttcaaggccagcctggtttaggaCAGCCAGGCACACACCAGTCCTATCTCgaactctgccctctgcccctccccgAACACCCTGGGCCCCATAATGatagtaattttgttttgttttgttttttccagacagggtttctctgtgtacctttggctgtcctggaactcgctctgtaggccagactggcctcgaattcatagagatccacctgcctctgccttccaagtgctctcccaagtacttggattaaaggcgtgcacccccactACCAGGCTAATGattcttatttaattaaaatttctattCAAATTACATTTGCAGTTCTCTAAGTCCGGCATGGATGGAAGGAAAAACACCATCCCCACAGGTTTGGAAATTGAGGTCCATAGAGGCCAACCATCCCAGCAAGTGCAGACTGGACTCGAACCCAGGCCAGCCAAACCCAGTCACTTTGAAGTAGATGACATCAGAGTCTGCTATCAAGGATGCAGTCCCTCTTCAGGGATTAAGGGGAGTCCTCTCCGCTTGCCCGGGGAGGCTCCAGTCACTTGGTTTCCCATAGTCCATGAGGTCCTGGGCTGACACCTGGACCAAGTACTTGACATGGGGCTGCGCAGCCCTCAGGGTGAAGGTCGTGGCTTCAATGGGTCCCacctgcagggagagaggaggtggtggtgggtagGACCACCATACACTGGGAGCTAGGGAGCCCGTTTgctgggtaaagtgcctgctgtgggTTCAAAAACCCAGCACTCATGCAAGGCAGTTGCAGAGTCACGTGACATCAGCGCTCCCACAGAGAGGCCGGAGGTGGAGACCTGAGGATGCTCAGGGGAATCCTGTCTCACCCTATCCTAGTCCCCTCTCACCTGGCAGAAGTGAGAGGCTCCGTGGCGCAGGTAGCGGATGCGGTACTTGAGagaggagatccaggaaaggccagGAGGCAGGGGGACGCCAGAGCATCTGCAGCCGCTGCCCCGCTGCGCGCAGGCGCACGCCTTCCGGGGGATCAGGCTTGACTGTGGGGAGCAGGGAGCCTGGTCAGGAGCGGCTCAGCTGGTTCACCCATTAGGCACTGATACTATTGTCTCCTTAAATCTTcgtaagtctaacatttcaactggaaTCCAAGTATTTTGTACATTCTCTTGATCAGGTAGTTGATGTACAgctaccagataaattaagggtgattgtgtgaaaacaggctttctttctgtaatctTATGTTCCAATCTTGGAACAActtcattgttaatttcttctgtctgaatctgaatttctctataattcattttaacaggtttaacagtttttttctaaaacttttatcctggcatttaaattgactatcttcttaaatagtaaaatgaggataagaaaagtaataaagtgcaTAATTTGAATCAAAGAGGCAGCCCAAGAACAGTTGCGAATTGGAATTTCGCTATATCGGCATAGGAGTAGTTGTTATCATCAGGAGATCTCTGTCAGATAACTGCCTAAAGATCTTCATAACAAGGAATGTCTGAGCGCCTAGAATTTTTTGATTCCAGCATGTTAACGGTATAGCGAGCGCTTGAAAGCCGCGATGACAGTGGGTAATTCGTTCATTTATTATGAAGAAGAATGTGTTGAGGGAGGTTGGCGTGAGCTGAGAACGATCAAAGAATTCTCTTGGGTAAAATAGTGTGGTTTCCTTTTGTAAATATAATTCGTGATATTCGGGACTGGCTGGGAACTTAATTGAGACTTACTTAAAGTCTTTCCACTAGAACAGggtagaaatccgagggaattttCAATACAGCCACGTAGTATccaaggtgtgaatccagagagaaagagagaggaaagagagagagagagagagatgagagagagagagaggtaaccGAGAAAGGCGTAGCACAAGTTCTTGGCTAAGGAGCTTAATCTCCAGGGCC includes the following:
- the LOC114689395 gene encoding interleukin-27 subunit beta-like produces the protein MDLRPDSPHPPQRYTPLTLPHRLRTIAYLSYSIKSSLSVLLTNNSAACLNRLPAEPPSPKRPTAHPAFQTQKSPLYSDLTPSSLIPRKACACAQRGSGCRCSGVPLPPGLSWISSLKYRIRYLRHGASHFCQVGPIEATTFTLRAAQPHVKYLVQVSAQDLMDYGKPSDWSLPGQAERTPLNP